A single Sutterella megalosphaeroides DNA region contains:
- the tyrS gene encoding tyrosine--tRNA ligase: protein MTEEKKPSAAPLYPVTDDIREAMALIRRGTDTFLIEEEFEQKLARSKATGVPLRCKLGLDPTAPDIHVGHTVVLNKLRQLQDLGHTVIFLVGDFTAAIGDPSGRNATRPPLSREQIETNAQTYLNQAGLVLDLDRTEVRYNSEWCNPLGSVGLIQLASRYTLARLLERDDFAKRWAEQAPIAMHELLYPLMQGYDSVALKADLELGGSDQRFNLLVGRELQRQYGQEPQCVLTMPLLVGLDGVVKMSKSKHNYIGITDAPNDMFGKVMSISDDLMWNWYDLLSLRGNDEIARFKKECAEGRNPRDVKVLLAKEIVTRFHNASAADAAEAEFVNRFRAGAMPTDMPEVTVEAPAGEIGIAALIKAVNFAPSNSEAFRNVDGRAVRIDGEVVTDRGLKIAAGANFVLQVGKRKWARVTVK from the coding sequence ATGACTGAGGAAAAGAAACCGTCGGCCGCTCCGCTCTACCCGGTGACCGACGACATCCGCGAAGCGATGGCTCTCATCCGCCGCGGCACCGACACCTTCCTGATCGAGGAAGAGTTCGAACAAAAGCTCGCCCGCTCGAAGGCGACGGGCGTGCCGCTGCGCTGCAAGCTCGGGCTCGACCCGACGGCGCCCGACATCCACGTCGGCCACACGGTGGTGCTCAACAAGCTCCGTCAGCTTCAGGATCTCGGTCACACGGTGATCTTCCTCGTGGGCGACTTCACGGCCGCGATCGGCGATCCTTCGGGCCGCAACGCGACCCGTCCGCCGCTCTCGCGCGAACAGATCGAAACGAACGCGCAGACCTACCTCAACCAGGCCGGTCTCGTGCTCGATCTTGATCGCACCGAAGTGCGCTACAACTCCGAGTGGTGCAACCCGCTCGGGTCCGTGGGCCTCATCCAGCTCGCGAGCCGCTACACGCTCGCGCGCCTTCTCGAACGCGACGACTTCGCGAAGCGTTGGGCCGAACAGGCTCCGATCGCGATGCACGAGCTCCTCTACCCCCTCATGCAGGGCTACGACTCGGTGGCGCTCAAGGCCGACCTCGAACTCGGCGGCTCGGACCAGCGCTTCAACCTCCTCGTCGGTCGCGAACTCCAGCGCCAGTACGGTCAGGAACCGCAGTGCGTGCTGACGATGCCTCTGCTCGTGGGTCTGGACGGCGTCGTCAAGATGAGCAAGAGCAAGCACAACTACATCGGCATCACGGACGCGCCCAACGACATGTTCGGCAAGGTCATGTCGATTTCCGACGACCTGATGTGGAACTGGTACGACCTCCTGTCGCTGCGCGGGAACGACGAAATCGCCCGCTTCAAGAAGGAATGCGCCGAAGGGCGCAATCCCCGCGACGTGAAGGTGCTTCTTGCCAAGGAAATCGTCACGCGCTTCCACAACGCGAGCGCCGCGGATGCGGCCGAAGCCGAATTCGTGAACCGCTTCCGTGCGGGCGCGATGCCGACCGACATGCCCGAAGTGACGGTCGAAGCTCCGGCGGGCGAAATCGGCATTGCGGCGCTCATCAAGGCGGTGAATTTCGCCCCTTCGAACAGCGAAGCCTTCCGCAACGTCGACGGCCGCGCCGTTCGCATCGACGGCGAAGTCGTGACCGACCGCGGTCTCAAGATCGCCGCGGGCGCGAACTTCGTGCTCCAGGTCGGCAAGCGCAAGTGGGCGCGCGTCACGGTGAAGTAA
- the dtd gene encoding D-aminoacyl-tRNA deacylase → MRIVLQRVTFASVEVRERIVGRTDGGFLALVCAEPGDTPELVAKAARKTAKLRVFSDENDRMNRSILDTGGSVLAVSQFTLAADCLSGNRPSFSNAAPPDEARALFDAYVEALRAEGVKTETGEFGEHMRVSLLNDGPATFLLDYRAQ, encoded by the coding sequence GTGCGGATCGTACTTCAACGCGTAACCTTCGCGTCGGTCGAGGTGCGGGAACGCATCGTCGGACGCACGGACGGGGGCTTTCTCGCGCTCGTCTGTGCGGAGCCCGGCGACACGCCCGAGCTCGTCGCCAAGGCGGCCCGCAAGACCGCGAAGCTGCGCGTCTTTTCCGACGAAAACGACCGCATGAACCGCTCGATCCTCGATACGGGCGGTTCGGTGCTTGCGGTCTCCCAGTTCACGCTCGCGGCCGACTGCCTCTCGGGAAACCGCCCGAGCTTCTCGAACGCGGCCCCGCCCGACGAAGCGCGCGCTCTCTTCGACGCGTACGTCGAAGCGTTGCGCGCCGAAGGCGTGAAGACGGAAACGGGTGAGTTCGGCGAACACATGCGGGTGTCGCTTCTCAACGACGGCCCCGCCACGTTTTTGCTCGACTATCGGGCGCAGTAA
- a CDS encoding YbhB/YbcL family Raf kinase inhibitor-like protein, giving the protein MELYSKTLAQGGRIPERCAYGRLGESGETVPSDNLNPHLAWSKVPEGTRAYVVACLDDDVPTDFGELVDGELPAWQPRRRFVHWVQANVPAEVTEIAEGALSNDSKLAPGFGLAGVNDYSRGNPVEPGAVGTGYDGPCPPGIDSRHHVYRWIVAALDAELQLPEVFTWSDVAEAMKGHVLACSELQGFYSLNPRLAERAGTH; this is encoded by the coding sequence ATGGAACTCTATTCGAAGACGCTCGCTCAAGGCGGGCGCATTCCCGAACGTTGCGCCTACGGGCGCCTCGGGGAATCGGGCGAAACCGTCCCGTCGGACAACCTCAATCCGCACCTCGCCTGGTCGAAGGTTCCCGAGGGAACGCGCGCCTACGTCGTGGCGTGCCTCGACGACGACGTGCCGACCGATTTCGGCGAACTCGTCGACGGGGAACTGCCCGCCTGGCAGCCGCGTCGCCGGTTCGTCCATTGGGTGCAGGCGAACGTGCCCGCCGAGGTGACGGAAATCGCCGAAGGGGCGCTTTCGAACGATTCGAAACTCGCGCCGGGCTTCGGCCTTGCGGGCGTCAACGACTACAGCCGGGGGAACCCCGTCGAGCCGGGTGCGGTCGGTACGGGCTACGACGGCCCCTGCCCTCCGGGGATCGATTCGCGTCACCACGTCTACCGCTGGATCGTGGCGGCGCTCGACGCCGAGCTTCAGTTGCCCGAAGTCTTCACGTGGAGCGACGTTGCCGAAGCGATGAAGGGGCACGTGCTCGCGTGCTCGGAATTGCAGGGCTTTTATTCGCTCAACCCGCGCCTGGCCGAACGCGCTGGGACGCATTGA
- the glyA gene encoding serine hydroxymethyltransferase → MFKTSLENEDAEVWQWIEAERRRQEDHIELIASENYASPAVMRAQGSVLTNKYAEGYPGKRYYGGCEYVDEVEKIAIERAKRLFCEPAGVEMAVNVQPHSGAQANAAVYFGLLEPGDTILGLSLAEGGHLTHGMHLNISGRYYRAVPYGLGADEAIDYDALERLAREEKPKLIVAGASAYSLRIDFKRFAEIAHSVGALLMVDMAHYAGLVAAGVYPTPFGHADIVTTTTHKTLRGPRGGMIFMRPELEKKINSAVFPGTQGGPLMHVIAAKAVALGEALTPEFRNYQAAVVENARVLAETLVARGLRIVSGRTESHVMLVDLRPLGITGKAAETLLNAAHITVNKNAIPNDPEKPFVTSGIRLGTPAMTTRGFGPEEVRKTGNLIVDLLEAPEDEAVLERVRAEVAKLTAAHPVYGVPV, encoded by the coding sequence ATGTTCAAGACGTCGCTGGAAAACGAAGACGCCGAAGTCTGGCAGTGGATCGAGGCGGAACGACGCCGTCAGGAAGATCACATCGAACTCATCGCGAGCGAAAACTACGCTTCGCCCGCCGTGATGCGCGCTCAGGGGAGCGTGCTCACGAACAAGTACGCGGAAGGCTACCCCGGGAAGCGCTACTACGGCGGCTGCGAATACGTCGACGAAGTCGAAAAGATCGCGATCGAACGCGCGAAGCGCCTCTTTTGCGAACCCGCGGGCGTCGAAATGGCCGTGAACGTGCAGCCGCACTCGGGCGCGCAGGCCAATGCCGCCGTCTATTTCGGGCTCCTCGAGCCGGGCGACACGATTCTGGGTCTGTCGCTTGCCGAAGGCGGCCATCTCACGCACGGGATGCACCTCAATATTTCGGGCCGCTACTACCGTGCCGTTCCCTACGGGCTCGGCGCCGACGAAGCGATCGACTACGACGCGCTCGAGCGCCTTGCGCGGGAAGAAAAGCCCAAGCTCATCGTGGCGGGGGCGTCCGCGTATTCGCTCAGGATCGACTTCAAGCGTTTTGCCGAGATCGCGCACTCCGTGGGGGCGCTCCTCATGGTGGACATGGCCCACTACGCGGGGCTCGTGGCGGCCGGGGTCTATCCCACGCCCTTCGGTCACGCCGACATCGTGACGACGACCACGCACAAGACGCTGCGCGGCCCGCGCGGGGGCATGATCTTCATGCGTCCCGAGCTTGAAAAGAAAATCAACTCCGCCGTCTTCCCGGGCACGCAGGGCGGCCCCCTCATGCACGTCATCGCCGCGAAGGCCGTGGCGCTCGGCGAAGCGCTCACGCCCGAGTTCCGCAACTACCAGGCGGCCGTCGTCGAAAACGCCCGCGTGCTCGCGGAAACGCTCGTCGCGCGGGGTCTGCGCATCGTTTCGGGCCGCACGGAAAGCCACGTGATGCTCGTCGACCTGCGCCCGCTCGGCATTACCGGCAAAGCCGCCGAGACGCTCCTCAACGCCGCACACATCACGGTCAACAAGAACGCCATTCCGAACGACCCGGAAAAGCCCTTCGTCACCTCGGGCATCCGCCTCGGCACGCCCGCCATGACGACGCGCGGCTTCGGTCCCGAAGAGGTGCGCAAGACGGGTAACCTGATCGTCGACCTCCTCGAAGCGCCCGAAGACGAAGCCGTTCTCGAGCGCGTTCGCGCGGAAGTCGCGAAGCTCACCGCCGCGCATCCCGTCTACGGCGTGCCGGTCTGA
- the ribD gene encoding bifunctional diaminohydroxyphosphoribosylaminopyrimidine deaminase/5-amino-6-(5-phosphoribosylamino)uracil reductase RibD, whose protein sequence is MCATCGKSDATVSDESVDLKPSGYDGFSKEFTEEDVRWMRLALAEAQKAKRISPPNPSVGAVIVRDGRLLGAGFTQQTGGPHAEVMAMRDVEARGETVEGATVYVTLEPCSHYGRTPPCALALIEHRAARVVVATGDPNPKVAGRGLRMLEEAGVAVTFGVLSDEAYETNLGFMTRMTRGTPWVRLKAATTLDGFIALPDGCSQWITGEAARADGHAWRAVAGAILTGIGTVLADDPQMNVRLPGETAVRQPLRVVVDRHLETPTGAKLLTTPGGRVLIVTTSEGASHVERRAALEAAGAEVIVLDDAERAGYVDLGRLLIELAKREVNEVHVEAGAGLSGALLSADLVDELLWYVAPCVFGAGLSPLRLSPPASPGAAPRWRVRETAPLGGDIRIICRRN, encoded by the coding sequence ATGTGTGCGACGTGCGGCAAGAGCGATGCGACGGTCTCGGACGAGTCCGTCGACCTTAAGCCGTCGGGTTACGACGGCTTTTCGAAAGAATTCACCGAAGAAGACGTCCGCTGGATGCGCCTGGCGCTGGCCGAAGCGCAAAAAGCCAAGCGCATCTCGCCTCCCAACCCGTCGGTGGGGGCGGTGATTGTGCGCGACGGGCGACTGCTCGGCGCGGGCTTCACGCAGCAAACGGGCGGGCCGCATGCCGAAGTCATGGCGATGCGCGACGTCGAAGCGCGCGGCGAGACCGTCGAAGGCGCCACCGTCTACGTGACGCTCGAACCCTGCTCGCACTACGGCAGAACGCCCCCGTGCGCGCTGGCGTTGATCGAACACCGTGCGGCCCGCGTCGTGGTGGCGACGGGCGACCCCAATCCCAAGGTGGCCGGGCGCGGTCTGCGCATGCTCGAAGAAGCGGGCGTTGCGGTGACGTTCGGCGTCCTTTCCGACGAAGCCTACGAGACGAATTTGGGCTTCATGACCCGCATGACGCGCGGCACGCCCTGGGTGCGACTCAAGGCCGCCACCACGTTGGACGGCTTCATTGCGCTTCCCGACGGGTGCTCGCAGTGGATCACGGGCGAAGCGGCGCGCGCCGACGGGCACGCGTGGCGTGCCGTGGCGGGGGCGATTCTCACGGGAATCGGTACGGTGCTTGCGGACGACCCGCAAATGAACGTGAGGTTGCCCGGCGAAACCGCGGTGCGGCAGCCCCTGCGCGTCGTCGTCGACCGGCACCTCGAAACGCCGACCGGGGCGAAACTCCTTACGACGCCGGGCGGTCGAGTCCTCATCGTCACGACGAGCGAAGGCGCCTCGCACGTCGAGCGTCGCGCGGCCCTTGAAGCCGCGGGCGCCGAAGTGATCGTTCTCGACGACGCCGAGCGCGCGGGGTACGTGGACCTCGGGCGTTTGCTTATAGAATTGGCCAAACGCGAGGTGAACGAGGTTCACGTCGAAGCGGGAGCGGGGCTTTCGGGCGCGCTTCTCTCGGCCGACCTCGTCGACGAACTGCTTTGGTACGTGGCGCCCTGTGTTTTCGGCGCGGGGCTCTCGCCCCTGCGTCTTTCGCCGCCCGCGAGTCCCGGGGCGGCGCCGCGCTGGCGCGTGCGCGAGACCGCTCCCCTGGGCGGCGACATTCGCATTATTTGTAGGAGAAACTAA
- a CDS encoding riboflavin synthase gives MFTGIIQAIGKVREPEKLGNGVRLTILAPDLGLEDVKIGDSIAVNGACMTVVDKTDREFKVDVSAESLSKTTGLDTFGEVNLEKAMRLGDRVDGHLVSGHVDGVGQVESMEPVAESWKLVVRAPRKLSPYLAYKGSITVNGVSLTINSVEDTALDTLVSINLIPHTVEVTTLKNLKAQSYVNLEIDTIARYVERMMALKDEDSLF, from the coding sequence ATGTTTACCGGCATTATTCAGGCCATCGGCAAGGTTCGCGAACCCGAGAAGCTCGGCAACGGCGTGCGTCTCACGATTCTGGCGCCCGACCTCGGCCTCGAGGACGTGAAGATCGGCGACTCGATCGCCGTGAACGGTGCCTGCATGACGGTGGTCGACAAGACGGACCGCGAATTCAAGGTGGACGTGTCGGCCGAAAGCCTCTCGAAGACGACGGGTCTCGACACGTTCGGCGAAGTGAACCTCGAAAAGGCCATGCGCCTCGGCGACCGCGTCGACGGTCACCTCGTTTCGGGTCACGTCGACGGCGTCGGTCAGGTCGAGTCGATGGAACCCGTCGCCGAATCCTGGAAGCTCGTCGTGCGCGCGCCGCGCAAGCTCTCGCCCTATCTCGCCTACAAGGGCTCGATCACGGTGAACGGCGTTTCGCTCACGATCAACTCGGTCGAAGACACGGCGCTCGACACGCTCGTCTCGATCAACCTCATCCCGCACACGGTCGAAGTGACGACGCTCAAGAACCTCAAGGCGCAGAGCTACGTCAACCTCGAAATCGACACCATCGCCCGCTACGTCGAGCGCATGATGGCCCTGAAGGACGAAGATTCGCTCTTCTGA
- the ribH gene encoding 6,7-dimethyl-8-ribityllumazine synthase → MAVDIVPTSFEGAELRIGIVVARFNEYAGRGEFEACMDELRKLGVVDEDVTKISVPGALEIPFALQKLAGTGEYDALIALGAVIRGETYHFELVSNESGAGITRISLDYGIPIANGVLTTENDEQCEERIDMKGRDCARCAVEMANLAKEFVAVECDESDDEE, encoded by the coding sequence ATGGCTGTTGATATTGTTCCCACGTCCTTTGAAGGGGCGGAGCTTCGCATCGGTATCGTGGTGGCGCGCTTCAACGAGTACGCCGGCCGCGGCGAATTTGAAGCCTGCATGGACGAACTGCGCAAGCTCGGCGTCGTGGACGAAGACGTCACGAAGATCTCCGTTCCGGGCGCTCTTGAAATCCCGTTCGCCCTGCAGAAGCTCGCGGGCACGGGCGAATACGACGCGCTGATCGCTCTCGGTGCCGTCATCCGCGGCGAAACCTACCACTTCGAACTCGTCTCGAACGAGTCGGGCGCCGGCATCACCCGCATTTCGCTCGACTACGGCATCCCGATCGCCAACGGCGTGCTCACGACCGAAAACGACGAACAGTGCGAAGAACGCATCGACATGAAGGGCCGCGACTGCGCCCGTTGCGCCGTTGAAATGGCCAACCTCGCGAAGGAATTCGTGGCGGTCGAGTGCGACGAATCGGACGACGAGGAATAA
- the nusB gene encoding transcription antitermination factor NusB: MTQEKAHRKSRSGRHLARVFALLGLYQWLSDQELRFATIEANLEGLMHDEGEQLEACDIRPSDFAHCDRDLFRELLSGVIANAQSVQEEFAKFVDRDMKRVSMVEHAILYVGTYELMHCPQTPWRVVLNESIELAKEFGSGYRFTNAVLEHVARDVRAEECAEAAK; the protein is encoded by the coding sequence ATGACGCAAGAGAAGGCTCATCGCAAGTCCCGCTCCGGTCGACACCTCGCCCGCGTCTTCGCGCTGCTCGGTCTCTACCAGTGGCTCTCAGATCAGGAACTTCGTTTCGCGACGATCGAAGCGAATCTCGAAGGACTCATGCACGACGAAGGCGAACAGCTCGAAGCGTGCGACATCCGTCCGAGCGACTTCGCGCACTGCGACCGCGACCTCTTCCGTGAACTGCTCTCGGGCGTGATCGCGAACGCCCAGTCGGTGCAGGAAGAGTTTGCGAAGTTCGTCGACCGCGACATGAAGCGCGTTTCGATGGTCGAACACGCGATTCTTTACGTCGGGACGTACGAGCTCATGCACTGTCCGCAGACGCCCTGGCGCGTGGTGCTCAACGAGTCGATCGAACTCGCGAAGGAATTCGGGAGCGGCTACCGCTTCACGAACGCCGTGCTCGAACACGTCGCCCGCGACGTGCGCGCCGAGGAGTGCGCCGAAGCCGCCAAGTAA
- the thiL gene encoding thiamine-phosphate kinase — protein MPQGGEFQIIERYFTHEAFGAWRSRGVGDDCAIIDTGAGRLAVTCDMMALGTHFLPDADPEDVGYKALAVNLSDLAAAGAVPRAFFLSIGLPRRDDGWLADFSRGLMRLAEQSGCALLGGDTTRTAEVKGTRAPVTISITAMGELPAGLGLTRAGATPGDDVWVSGTVGDAYAALKYRWGEWDLMPDAVDAVLARMDRPTPRNALGEALLRRASAAADVSDGLLADLGHILERSGVSAEIDWEAVPVSTALRSMTIARQHEAALTGGDDYELVFTASPEKRDAVLEAGVLTGTPVTRIGRVTPRAEGRVVVRTAGGLPVELPKAGFDHFAEK, from the coding sequence ATGCCTCAGGGCGGCGAATTCCAAATCATCGAGCGTTATTTCACGCACGAAGCCTTCGGAGCTTGGCGCAGTCGCGGCGTGGGCGACGACTGCGCGATCATCGACACCGGGGCGGGACGCCTCGCGGTGACGTGCGACATGATGGCGTTGGGCACGCACTTTCTGCCCGACGCGGATCCGGAGGACGTGGGCTACAAGGCGCTCGCCGTGAACCTCTCGGACCTTGCGGCCGCGGGCGCCGTGCCGCGTGCCTTTTTCCTTTCGATCGGGCTGCCGCGTCGCGATGACGGGTGGCTGGCCGATTTCTCGCGCGGCCTCATGCGGCTTGCAGAGCAGTCGGGGTGCGCCCTTCTCGGGGGCGACACGACGCGCACGGCCGAAGTGAAGGGGACGCGCGCCCCCGTGACGATCAGCATCACGGCCATGGGGGAACTCCCCGCGGGGCTCGGTCTCACGCGCGCGGGCGCGACCCCGGGCGACGACGTTTGGGTTTCGGGCACGGTGGGGGACGCCTACGCGGCGCTCAAATACCGTTGGGGCGAATGGGATCTGATGCCCGATGCGGTCGATGCGGTTTTGGCGCGCATGGATCGCCCGACCCCGAGGAACGCGCTCGGCGAAGCGCTTTTGCGTCGTGCGAGTGCGGCGGCCGACGTGTCGGACGGGCTCCTTGCGGACCTCGGGCACATTCTCGAGCGTTCGGGCGTCTCGGCCGAAATCGACTGGGAAGCGGTGCCCGTTTCGACGGCGCTGCGCTCGATGACGATCGCGCGGCAGCACGAAGCGGCCCTGACGGGCGGGGACGACTACGAGCTCGTCTTTACGGCGTCGCCCGAAAAGCGCGACGCCGTGCTTGAGGCGGGCGTCTTGACGGGTACGCCCGTCACCCGCATCGGGCGCGTGACGCCGCGGGCCGAAGGGCGCGTCGTCGTGCGTACCGCCGGGGGTCTCCCCGTCGAACTCCCGAAAGCGGGGTTCGATCATTTCGCCGAAAAGTGA
- a CDS encoding phosphatidylglycerophosphatase A family protein, producing the protein MLKKYSSENPAQRVRLTWRFAWSHLAHVLATFFGAGAMRPAPGTWGTLAGILVFALLSPWVSTLGWVVFAAILTVAGAWAADVTAEHLGVEDHGGVVIDEVVAVWLVAAFLPAGLAWWVAAFAAFRVFDIVKLWPVSVLDEKLKNGWGVMIDDLFAALYAWGAIRIVAELAGLWP; encoded by the coding sequence ATGCTTAAAAAATACAGTTCCGAGAATCCCGCACAACGCGTGCGCCTCACGTGGCGTTTTGCCTGGTCGCACCTGGCGCACGTCCTCGCGACCTTTTTCGGAGCGGGCGCGATGCGGCCGGCTCCGGGCACCTGGGGAACGCTCGCGGGCATTCTCGTGTTCGCGCTTCTCTCCCCGTGGGTGTCGACCCTCGGCTGGGTGGTGTTCGCGGCGATTCTCACCGTAGCGGGCGCTTGGGCCGCTGACGTGACGGCCGAGCACCTGGGCGTCGAGGATCACGGCGGCGTCGTGATCGACGAGGTGGTGGCCGTGTGGCTTGTGGCGGCGTTTCTGCCGGCGGGCCTTGCGTGGTGGGTGGCCGCCTTCGCGGCCTTCCGGGTCTTCGATATCGTCAAACTCTGGCCCGTGTCGGTCCTCGACGAAAAGCTCAAAAACGGTTGGGGCGTCATGATCGACGACCTTTTCGCGGCGCTTTACGCCTGGGGTGCGATTCGCATCGTCGCGGAACTCGCGGGCCTCTGGCCCTGA
- a CDS encoding CinA family protein has protein sequence MPAPLMQQLELAASLLGSIAAEHRHVIVTAESLTGGLVSAAITSVAGSSAWFDRGFVTYATPSKTELLDVDPEVIEREGVVSEAVAKAMARGALARSRATLAVALTGVAGPSGGTPEKPVGTVCIGWGELTPDGDIVTVARTIHVPGSRETVRQAAGIVALQGLMAYMGGTNPRLMPCEY, from the coding sequence ATGCCCGCACCGCTCATGCAACAGCTCGAACTCGCCGCATCGCTCTTGGGATCGATTGCCGCGGAACACCGTCACGTGATCGTCACGGCGGAAAGTCTGACGGGAGGCCTCGTCTCGGCGGCGATCACGTCGGTCGCGGGCTCTTCGGCCTGGTTCGACCGGGGGTTCGTGACATACGCGACGCCGTCGAAGACGGAATTGCTCGACGTGGATCCGGAGGTGATCGAGCGCGAAGGCGTCGTGTCCGAAGCCGTCGCGAAGGCCATGGCGCGAGGCGCCCTCGCACGCTCGCGCGCCACCCTCGCGGTGGCGCTCACGGGGGTGGCGGGGCCGTCGGGGGGCACGCCCGAGAAGCCCGTCGGCACGGTGTGCATCGGTTGGGGGGAACTTACGCCCGACGGGGACATCGTCACCGTGGCGCGCACGATTCACGTGCCGGGCTCGCGCGAAACGGTGCGTCAGGCGGCGGGTATCGTAGCGCTTCAGGGTCTGATGGCCTATATGGGCGGCACGAACCCTCGGCTGATGCCCTGCGAATACTAA
- a CDS encoding hemolysin family protein, protein MSSWFDVFLLLALIGLNGLFALSEIALVTSRRARLQHMENEQVPGAARARELNAEPTRALSTIQVGITSIGILSGIVGESALARPVADFLTDLGMSRETASGVGIVLVVVLVTYFSIVLGELVPKRIGQFYPERLACRAAGPIHALSLVAAPFVKLLSLSTETILRRLGIRENPDAGVTEEEIHAMIDEGEETGIIERAERDMVRNVFRLDDRQVGSLMTPRADIEWIDLEDPIEANMEKVRRSNRSRLPVCVGSLDNVKGFCSTRTLLKQMMVDGRADFGKNLMEVSYVPESITGMELLEHFRRTDTPAALVVDEYGEVQGLVTPRDVLEAIAGEFKPEQPGDAWASRRDDGTWLLDGLIPVPELKDVLDLKSVPDEAMGRYNTLAGMLMLLLGRLPREGDLAEWQGWRFEIVDMDGRRIDKVLVSRADRSAAAKKSTDTTDAT, encoded by the coding sequence ATGTCCAGCTGGTTCGACGTTTTTCTTCTGCTTGCCCTGATCGGCCTGAACGGTCTCTTCGCCCTGAGTGAAATTGCGCTCGTCACGAGCCGAAGGGCCCGGCTCCAACACATGGAAAACGAGCAGGTGCCGGGCGCCGCGCGGGCGCGGGAACTGAACGCCGAGCCGACGCGGGCGCTTTCCACCATTCAGGTGGGCATCACCTCGATCGGGATTCTTTCGGGCATCGTGGGCGAATCGGCCCTGGCGCGCCCCGTGGCCGACTTTCTGACGGACCTCGGCATGAGCCGGGAGACGGCCTCGGGGGTCGGGATCGTGCTCGTCGTCGTGCTCGTCACGTACTTTTCGATCGTGCTCGGGGAACTCGTCCCGAAGCGCATCGGCCAGTTTTACCCCGAGCGGCTCGCGTGCCGCGCGGCCGGTCCGATTCACGCGCTCTCGCTCGTGGCGGCGCCCTTCGTGAAACTTTTGAGCTTGTCGACCGAAACGATCCTCAGGCGCCTCGGTATCCGCGAGAACCCCGATGCGGGCGTCACCGAGGAGGAAATCCACGCCATGATCGACGAAGGGGAGGAAACGGGGATCATCGAGCGGGCGGAGCGCGACATGGTGCGCAACGTCTTCCGACTCGACGACCGTCAGGTGGGCTCCCTCATGACGCCGCGCGCCGACATCGAATGGATCGACCTGGAGGATCCGATCGAAGCGAACATGGAAAAGGTGCGCCGCTCGAACCGCTCGCGCCTTCCGGTGTGCGTGGGAAGCCTCGACAACGTGAAGGGCTTCTGCTCGACGCGTACGCTCTTGAAACAAATGATGGTCGACGGCCGGGCCGATTTCGGCAAGAATCTGATGGAGGTCTCCTACGTGCCCGAGTCGATCACGGGGATGGAACTGCTCGAACACTTCCGCCGCACGGATACGCCCGCGGCGCTCGTCGTCGACGAGTACGGCGAGGTGCAGGGACTTGTGACGCCGCGCGACGTTCTGGAGGCCATTGCGGGCGAATTCAAGCCCGAACAGCCAGGGGACGCCTGGGCGTCGCGCCGCGACGACGGTACGTGGCTTCTCGACGGGCTGATTCCGGTGCCGGAATTGAAGGACGTGCTCGACTTGAAGAGCGTGCCCGACGAGGCCATGGGGCGCTACAACACGCTTGCGGGCATGCTGATGCTGCTCTTGGGGCGCCTTCCCCGCGAGGGGGACCTCGCCGAATGGCAGGGGTGGCGCTTTGAAATCGTCGACATGGACGGGCGCCGCATCGACAAGGTGCTCGTGAGCCGTGCGGACCGTTCGGCGGCCGCGAAAAAATCGACCGACACCACCGATGCGACGTAA